The Triticum dicoccoides isolate Atlit2015 ecotype Zavitan chromosome 6A, WEW_v2.0, whole genome shotgun sequence genome has a window encoding:
- the LOC119316433 gene encoding uncharacterized protein LOC119316433: MKRKGGPHSKECEKPAKMVKNNQICNPTRQSTKMARLERRIKLQAKKMRQLSIINGEVPDRATILEEQLLIHVKDKAKEARLYRKRKMQSKRVAETTTENEAMIGQAGKTTRTKSNKRCTTSKSRRKKKTPDMTLERTDMEIWNFGEPSCKCERCGAIFWYEETTSGRARRMPSFRLCCQQGKVDLPPFREPPAYLTKLLRKDNGKRSKNYMQNIRLYNSMFAFTTMGGKVDTEINNGGGPYVFRMNGQNYHRIGTLLPEGEDKPRWAQLYIYDTENEVKNRINASTSEDKRESIDPHIVEGLKNMLDRNNILAKTFRMARDRFEEGDYHNVRLKLINKRRTDVRRNDMPSATEVVALIVNDTAENRKGRDIIVQYRDTRPRRISEKHPKFMAMQYPLLFPYGEDGYRENIPYILKEGAKCKRKHVTMLEYYAYRIQQRTNQSMHLLMCEKLTLQFIVDALACILQYRLDWIKTHQGNLRTELYAGLQDTIDRGDTRADQVGKRILLPSTFTDSPRYKAQNFQDAMAICRWAGYPDLFVTFTCNTAWPEIQAMLQEVGQTAYERPDIVDRVFHIKLKEFMRDIRERGYFGKTLAIIYTIEFQKRGLPHAHIVIFLDKKEKKHKYPEPPEVDRVTCAEIPDKDIDPEGYAAVENYMIHGPCGAANTKSPCMVDNRCMRC, from the exons atgaaaagaaaaggtGGACCACATAGCAAGGAATGTGAGAAACCTGCCAAGATGGTTAAGAACAATCAAATATGCAATCCAACAAG ACAGTCAACAAAAATGGCAAGATTAGAAAGGAGAATCAAACTTCAAGCAAAGAAAATGAGACAGCTTTCGATCATAAATGGAGAAGTGCCAGACCGCGCAACTATACTAGAAGAACAACTTTTAATCCATGTGAA GGACAAAGCTAAAGAGGCAAGGCTGTATCGGAAAAGAAAAATGCAAAGCAAGAGGGTTGCAGAAACAACGACAGAAAATGAAGCAATGATTGGCCAGGCTggtaagactacaag GACTAAAAGTAACAAAAGGTGTACTACATCAAAGTCAAGGAGAAAGAAAAAAACACCAGATAT GACATTGGAAAGGACTGATATGGAAATTTGGAACTTCGGAGAACCAAGCTGCAAGTGTGAACGATGTGGTGCAATTTTCTGGTACGAAGAAACAACTTCAGGTAGAGCGAGAAGGATGCCATCTTTCAGACTATGTTGCCAACAGGGCAAGGTCGATTTGCCACCATTCAGAGAGCCGCCGGCTTACCTTACGAAATTGCTAAGGAAAGACAACGGAAAGAGGTCAAAAAACTACATGCAAAATATCAGATTGTACAACTCCATGTTCGCTTTCACAACAATGGGAGGAAAGGTAGACACAGAAATAAATAATGGCGGTGGTCCTTATGTTTTTAGAATGAATGGGCAAAACTACCACAGAATAGGTACTCTACTACCTGAAGGTGAAGATAAACCACGCTGGGCACAGTTGTATATCTATGACACCGAAAATGAGGTAAAAAACAGGATTAATGCGTCAACATCAGAAGATAAAAGGGAGTCGATAGATCCTCACATCGTCGAGGGCCTTAAAAATATGCTGGATAGAAATAATATACTTGCAAAAACATTCAGAATGGCAAGGGACAGATTCGAAGAAGGTGACTATCACAACGTGAGATTAAAACTAATCAATAAGCGACGCACAGATGTAAGACGGAATGACATGCCATCTGCAACTGAAGTTGTAGCATTGATTGTGAATgatacggcagaaaatagaaaaggacgGGATATCATTGTTCAGTACAGAGACACAAGGCCGAGAAGAATATCAGAGAAGCATCCAAAATTCATGGCTATGCAGTATCCACTATTGTTCCCCTATGGAGAAGATGGGTACAGAGAAAATATACCCTACATATTAAAAGAAGGTGCAAAATGCAAGAGAAAGCATGTAACAATGCTGGAATACTATGCGTATCGTATACAACAACGTACTAACCAATCAATGCACTTGCTGATGTGTGAAAAGCTTACATTGCAGTTCATTGTGGATGCCCTTGCATGCATTTTGCAGTATAGGCTAGACTGGATCAAAACACATCAAGGAAACCTAAGAACGGAATTATATGCTGGCTTGCAGGACACAATAGATAGAGGAGATACAAGGGCTGACCAAGTAGGAAAGAGGATACTACTGCCATCCACCTTCACAGATAGCCCTAGATACAAGGCACAAAACTTCCAAGATGCTATGGCAATATGTCGGTGGGCTGGATACCCAGACCTATTTGTGACATTCACGTGCAACACAGCTTGGCCGGAGATTCAAGCTATGCTACAGGAAGTAGGCCAAACAGCATATGAAAGACCTGATATTGTTGATCGAGTGTTCCACataaagctcaaggagttcatgagagACATAAGAGAAAGGGGATACTTTGGAAAAACACTTGCAA TTATATACACAATAGAGTTCCAAAAAAGGGGCCTCCCACATGCCCACATAGTCATATTCCTcgacaaaaaggaaaagaaacacaAGTATCCTGAACCACCAGAGGTTGACAGGGTAACTTGTGCAGAGATCCCAGACAAGGACATTGATCCAGAAGGATATGCAGCTGTTGAAAACTACATGATACATGGGCCATGTGGTGCAGCCAACACAAAGTCACCATGCATGGTCGATAACAGATGTATGAGATGTTAG